A genome region from Scomber japonicus isolate fScoJap1 chromosome 15, fScoJap1.pri, whole genome shotgun sequence includes the following:
- the gpnmb gene encoding protein QNR-71 isoform X3 has translation MGAFKYLFLLACACFLYQADGRKTYADMFPHKHAVAGKFPFPIPPLPPIPGWDPDTNPWDDYLYPPLTPKPKELMHRKAGKPKVRLTSDSPALNGSSISFTAKLEHPPCQKEDANGDLIWDEHCEDANGQVRSGYVYNWTSWLDDYGFGKCIDKIKCNVFPDGKPFPQSNDWRRKNYVYVWHTMGQYFETCDGSSSSLTLNTTTFPMGAEVMEVMVYRKRERRKYSPLTTDNGIFYVTDKIPVAVNISQKAAVNQSENVFFRGDDVVFQVKLHDPSGYLKTATAIDYIWDFRDGNQLVTHRDVTTHTYSTLGKISVKLVVEAAFPIECPPAVATPTPRSTTPKPPTKAPTPPPATHAVTIKMETTQVPSSTTRASSTPISTTTGLPTTESLPPIVATLTPESNPSTALAWLRSRRPVNSNGCFRYAYGTFMGNISIIEPKHPVSSQANSRIVDVSAARVTNTDINFLVKCMGNIPTSACTIVSDPSCTKVHNIMCDDVPPSSECEVRLRRTFREPGIYCVNITLEDASSLALASTTITINKSQDTPVSKTHHTAEVVLSASAVLVAVFAFIAYLVYKRYKVYRPIRRSLVEDACVHAGVGGRMMRLRETLFPSSEESHHLLTERRPL, from the exons ATGGGAGcctttaaatatctttttcttttggcttGTGCTTGCTTTTTGTACCAAGCGGATGGACGCAAAA cGTACGCTGACATGTTTCCCCACAAGCACGCAGTAGCAGGAAAGTTTCCATTTCCAATCCCACCACTTCCACCAATCCCTGGCTGGGATCCTGACACCAACCCATGGGATGATTACCTCTACCCACCACTAACCCCAAAGCCAAAGGAACTCATGCACCGAAAAG CAGGTAAACCCAAAGTTCGTCTGACCAGCGACAGCCCGGCTCTCAATGGCTCTTCCATCTCCTTCACTGCCAAGCTGGAGCATCCTCCATGCCAGAAGGAAGATGCCAACGGGGACCTGATCTGGGATGAGCACTGTGAAGATG CTAATGGTCAAGTGCGCTCTGGCTATGTGTATAACTGGACTTCCTGGTTGGATGACTACGGCTTTGGAAAGTGTATAGACAAGATAAAATGCAACGTATTCCCTGATGGAAAGCCTTTCCCTCAAAGCAATGACTGGAGACGCAAGAATTATGTCTACGTATGGCACACAATGG GCCAATACTTTGAGACATGTGATGGCTCCTCTTCCAGCTTGACCCTCAACACCACAACCTTCCCCATGGGGGCAGAGGTCATGGAGGTCATGGTCTACAGGAAACGTGAGCGTAGGAAGTACAGCCCCCTTACCACTGACAACGGCATTTTCTACGTCACAG ATAAGATCCCAGTGGCGGTCAACATCTCCCAGAAGGCTGCGGTCAACCAGTCAGAGAATGTTTTCTTCCGTGGTGATGATGTAGTCTTTCAAGTCAAGCTCCACGACCCCAGCGGCTACCTCAAAACCGCCACTGCCATTGACTACATCTGGGACTTTAGAGATGGCAACCAGCTGGTAACACACCGTGATGTgaccacacacacctacagcaCGCTGGGGAAAATCAGTGTGAAGCTGGTGGTGGAGGCTGCATTTCCGATTGAATGTCCACCTGCTGTTGCCACCCCAACTCCAAGGAGTACAACACCAAAACCTCCTACAA AGGCTCCCACACCTCCACCTGCTACTCATGCTGTTACTATCAAGATGGAGACCACACAGG TGCCATCCAGCACCACTCGTGCCTCCTCCACCCCCATTTCCACGACAACAGGGCTGCCCACCACAGAGTCCCTCCCCCCTATTGTTGCCACTCTTACCCCTGAGTCCAACCCCTCCACCGCCCTGGCCTGGCTCCGCAGCAGGCGTCCGGTCAACAGTAATGGGTGTTTTCGCTACGCCTATGGGACCTTCATGGGTAACATCAGCATAATTG AGCCCAAGCACCCAGTCAGCAGCCAGGCAAACAGCCGCATTGTGGACGTGTCGGCTGCCAGAGTGACCAACACTGACATCAACTTCCTGGTTAAATGTATGGGCAA CATCCCCACTTCAGCCTGCACCATTGTGTCAGACCCCAGCTGTACTAAAGTGCACAACATCATGTGCGATGATGTGCCACCATCATCAGAGTGTGAGGTGCGTCTCAGGCGAACATTTCGGGAACCGGGTATCTACTGTGTCAACATCACTCTGGAGGACGCCAGCAGCTTGGCCCTGGCcagcaccaccatcaccatcaacaAGTCCCAAGATACACCAG TGTCCAAGACTCATCACACTGCAGAGGTGGTCCTCTCTGCGAGTGCTGTGCTGGTGGCCGTCTTTGCATTCATTGCATACCTGGTCTACAA gCGCTATAAGGTGTACCGGCCCATACGTAGGTCACTAGTGGAAGATGCCTGTGTCCACGCTGGAGTCGGAGGTCGCATGATGCGCCTGAGGGAGACATTGTTCCCTTCCAGTGAGGAGAGTCATCACCTTCTTACTGAGAGACGCCCCCTGTAG
- the gpnmb gene encoding protein QNR-71 isoform X4: MGAFKYLFLLACACFLYQADGRKTYADMFPHKHAVAGKFPFPIPPLPPIPGWDPDTNPWDDYLYPPLTPKPKELMHRKGKPKVRLTSDSPALNGSSISFTAKLEHPPCQKEDANGDLIWDEHCEDANGQVRSGYVYNWTSWLDDYGFGKCIDKIKCNVFPDGKPFPQSNDWRRKNYVYVWHTMGQYFETCDGSSSSLTLNTTTFPMGAEVMEVMVYRKRERRKYSPLTTDNGIFYVTDKIPVAVNISQKAAVNQSENVFFRGDDVVFQVKLHDPSGYLKTATAIDYIWDFRDGNQLVTHRDVTTHTYSTLGKISVKLVVEAAFPIECPPAVATPTPRSTTPKPPTKAPTPPPATHAVTIKMETTQVPSSTTRASSTPISTTTGLPTTESLPPIVATLTPESNPSTALAWLRSRRPVNSNGCFRYAYGTFMGNISIIEPKHPVSSQANSRIVDVSAARVTNTDINFLVKCMGNIPTSACTIVSDPSCTKVHNIMCDDVPPSSECEVRLRRTFREPGIYCVNITLEDASSLALASTTITINKSQDTPVSKTHHTAEVVLSASAVLVAVFAFIAYLVYKRYKVYRPIRRSLVEDACVHAGVGGRMMRLRETLFPSSEESHHLLTERRPL; encoded by the exons ATGGGAGcctttaaatatctttttcttttggcttGTGCTTGCTTTTTGTACCAAGCGGATGGACGCAAAA cGTACGCTGACATGTTTCCCCACAAGCACGCAGTAGCAGGAAAGTTTCCATTTCCAATCCCACCACTTCCACCAATCCCTGGCTGGGATCCTGACACCAACCCATGGGATGATTACCTCTACCCACCACTAACCCCAAAGCCAAAGGAACTCATGCACCGAAAAG GTAAACCCAAAGTTCGTCTGACCAGCGACAGCCCGGCTCTCAATGGCTCTTCCATCTCCTTCACTGCCAAGCTGGAGCATCCTCCATGCCAGAAGGAAGATGCCAACGGGGACCTGATCTGGGATGAGCACTGTGAAGATG CTAATGGTCAAGTGCGCTCTGGCTATGTGTATAACTGGACTTCCTGGTTGGATGACTACGGCTTTGGAAAGTGTATAGACAAGATAAAATGCAACGTATTCCCTGATGGAAAGCCTTTCCCTCAAAGCAATGACTGGAGACGCAAGAATTATGTCTACGTATGGCACACAATGG GCCAATACTTTGAGACATGTGATGGCTCCTCTTCCAGCTTGACCCTCAACACCACAACCTTCCCCATGGGGGCAGAGGTCATGGAGGTCATGGTCTACAGGAAACGTGAGCGTAGGAAGTACAGCCCCCTTACCACTGACAACGGCATTTTCTACGTCACAG ATAAGATCCCAGTGGCGGTCAACATCTCCCAGAAGGCTGCGGTCAACCAGTCAGAGAATGTTTTCTTCCGTGGTGATGATGTAGTCTTTCAAGTCAAGCTCCACGACCCCAGCGGCTACCTCAAAACCGCCACTGCCATTGACTACATCTGGGACTTTAGAGATGGCAACCAGCTGGTAACACACCGTGATGTgaccacacacacctacagcaCGCTGGGGAAAATCAGTGTGAAGCTGGTGGTGGAGGCTGCATTTCCGATTGAATGTCCACCTGCTGTTGCCACCCCAACTCCAAGGAGTACAACACCAAAACCTCCTACAA AGGCTCCCACACCTCCACCTGCTACTCATGCTGTTACTATCAAGATGGAGACCACACAGG TGCCATCCAGCACCACTCGTGCCTCCTCCACCCCCATTTCCACGACAACAGGGCTGCCCACCACAGAGTCCCTCCCCCCTATTGTTGCCACTCTTACCCCTGAGTCCAACCCCTCCACCGCCCTGGCCTGGCTCCGCAGCAGGCGTCCGGTCAACAGTAATGGGTGTTTTCGCTACGCCTATGGGACCTTCATGGGTAACATCAGCATAATTG AGCCCAAGCACCCAGTCAGCAGCCAGGCAAACAGCCGCATTGTGGACGTGTCGGCTGCCAGAGTGACCAACACTGACATCAACTTCCTGGTTAAATGTATGGGCAA CATCCCCACTTCAGCCTGCACCATTGTGTCAGACCCCAGCTGTACTAAAGTGCACAACATCATGTGCGATGATGTGCCACCATCATCAGAGTGTGAGGTGCGTCTCAGGCGAACATTTCGGGAACCGGGTATCTACTGTGTCAACATCACTCTGGAGGACGCCAGCAGCTTGGCCCTGGCcagcaccaccatcaccatcaacaAGTCCCAAGATACACCAG TGTCCAAGACTCATCACACTGCAGAGGTGGTCCTCTCTGCGAGTGCTGTGCTGGTGGCCGTCTTTGCATTCATTGCATACCTGGTCTACAA gCGCTATAAGGTGTACCGGCCCATACGTAGGTCACTAGTGGAAGATGCCTGTGTCCACGCTGGAGTCGGAGGTCGCATGATGCGCCTGAGGGAGACATTGTTCCCTTCCAGTGAGGAGAGTCATCACCTTCTTACTGAGAGACGCCCCCTGTAG
- the gpnmb gene encoding protein QNR-71 isoform X2 translates to MGAFKYLFLLACACFLYQADGRKTYADMFPHKHAVAGKFPFPIPPLPPIPGWDPDTNPWDDYLYPPLTPKPKELMHRKGKPKVRLTSDSPALNGSSISFTAKLEHPPCQKEDANGDLIWDEHCEDGTELEASANGQVRSGYVYNWTSWLDDYGFGKCIDKIKCNVFPDGKPFPQSNDWRRKNYVYVWHTMGQYFETCDGSSSSLTLNTTTFPMGAEVMEVMVYRKRERRKYSPLTTDNGIFYVTDKIPVAVNISQKAAVNQSENVFFRGDDVVFQVKLHDPSGYLKTATAIDYIWDFRDGNQLVTHRDVTTHTYSTLGKISVKLVVEAAFPIECPPAVATPTPRSTTPKPPTKAPTPPPATHAVTIKMETTQVPSSTTRASSTPISTTTGLPTTESLPPIVATLTPESNPSTALAWLRSRRPVNSNGCFRYAYGTFMGNISIIEPKHPVSSQANSRIVDVSAARVTNTDINFLVKCMGNIPTSACTIVSDPSCTKVHNIMCDDVPPSSECEVRLRRTFREPGIYCVNITLEDASSLALASTTITINKSQDTPVSKTHHTAEVVLSASAVLVAVFAFIAYLVYKRYKVYRPIRRSLVEDACVHAGVGGRMMRLRETLFPSSEESHHLLTERRPL, encoded by the exons ATGGGAGcctttaaatatctttttcttttggcttGTGCTTGCTTTTTGTACCAAGCGGATGGACGCAAAA cGTACGCTGACATGTTTCCCCACAAGCACGCAGTAGCAGGAAAGTTTCCATTTCCAATCCCACCACTTCCACCAATCCCTGGCTGGGATCCTGACACCAACCCATGGGATGATTACCTCTACCCACCACTAACCCCAAAGCCAAAGGAACTCATGCACCGAAAAG GTAAACCCAAAGTTCGTCTGACCAGCGACAGCCCGGCTCTCAATGGCTCTTCCATCTCCTTCACTGCCAAGCTGGAGCATCCTCCATGCCAGAAGGAAGATGCCAACGGGGACCTGATCTGGGATGAGCACTGTGAAGATGGTACGGAGCTGGAGGCCTCAG CTAATGGTCAAGTGCGCTCTGGCTATGTGTATAACTGGACTTCCTGGTTGGATGACTACGGCTTTGGAAAGTGTATAGACAAGATAAAATGCAACGTATTCCCTGATGGAAAGCCTTTCCCTCAAAGCAATGACTGGAGACGCAAGAATTATGTCTACGTATGGCACACAATGG GCCAATACTTTGAGACATGTGATGGCTCCTCTTCCAGCTTGACCCTCAACACCACAACCTTCCCCATGGGGGCAGAGGTCATGGAGGTCATGGTCTACAGGAAACGTGAGCGTAGGAAGTACAGCCCCCTTACCACTGACAACGGCATTTTCTACGTCACAG ATAAGATCCCAGTGGCGGTCAACATCTCCCAGAAGGCTGCGGTCAACCAGTCAGAGAATGTTTTCTTCCGTGGTGATGATGTAGTCTTTCAAGTCAAGCTCCACGACCCCAGCGGCTACCTCAAAACCGCCACTGCCATTGACTACATCTGGGACTTTAGAGATGGCAACCAGCTGGTAACACACCGTGATGTgaccacacacacctacagcaCGCTGGGGAAAATCAGTGTGAAGCTGGTGGTGGAGGCTGCATTTCCGATTGAATGTCCACCTGCTGTTGCCACCCCAACTCCAAGGAGTACAACACCAAAACCTCCTACAA AGGCTCCCACACCTCCACCTGCTACTCATGCTGTTACTATCAAGATGGAGACCACACAGG TGCCATCCAGCACCACTCGTGCCTCCTCCACCCCCATTTCCACGACAACAGGGCTGCCCACCACAGAGTCCCTCCCCCCTATTGTTGCCACTCTTACCCCTGAGTCCAACCCCTCCACCGCCCTGGCCTGGCTCCGCAGCAGGCGTCCGGTCAACAGTAATGGGTGTTTTCGCTACGCCTATGGGACCTTCATGGGTAACATCAGCATAATTG AGCCCAAGCACCCAGTCAGCAGCCAGGCAAACAGCCGCATTGTGGACGTGTCGGCTGCCAGAGTGACCAACACTGACATCAACTTCCTGGTTAAATGTATGGGCAA CATCCCCACTTCAGCCTGCACCATTGTGTCAGACCCCAGCTGTACTAAAGTGCACAACATCATGTGCGATGATGTGCCACCATCATCAGAGTGTGAGGTGCGTCTCAGGCGAACATTTCGGGAACCGGGTATCTACTGTGTCAACATCACTCTGGAGGACGCCAGCAGCTTGGCCCTGGCcagcaccaccatcaccatcaacaAGTCCCAAGATACACCAG TGTCCAAGACTCATCACACTGCAGAGGTGGTCCTCTCTGCGAGTGCTGTGCTGGTGGCCGTCTTTGCATTCATTGCATACCTGGTCTACAA gCGCTATAAGGTGTACCGGCCCATACGTAGGTCACTAGTGGAAGATGCCTGTGTCCACGCTGGAGTCGGAGGTCGCATGATGCGCCTGAGGGAGACATTGTTCCCTTCCAGTGAGGAGAGTCATCACCTTCTTACTGAGAGACGCCCCCTGTAG
- the gpnmb gene encoding protein QNR-71 isoform X1, producing the protein MGAFKYLFLLACACFLYQADGRKTYADMFPHKHAVAGKFPFPIPPLPPIPGWDPDTNPWDDYLYPPLTPKPKELMHRKAGKPKVRLTSDSPALNGSSISFTAKLEHPPCQKEDANGDLIWDEHCEDGTELEASANGQVRSGYVYNWTSWLDDYGFGKCIDKIKCNVFPDGKPFPQSNDWRRKNYVYVWHTMGQYFETCDGSSSSLTLNTTTFPMGAEVMEVMVYRKRERRKYSPLTTDNGIFYVTDKIPVAVNISQKAAVNQSENVFFRGDDVVFQVKLHDPSGYLKTATAIDYIWDFRDGNQLVTHRDVTTHTYSTLGKISVKLVVEAAFPIECPPAVATPTPRSTTPKPPTKAPTPPPATHAVTIKMETTQVPSSTTRASSTPISTTTGLPTTESLPPIVATLTPESNPSTALAWLRSRRPVNSNGCFRYAYGTFMGNISIIEPKHPVSSQANSRIVDVSAARVTNTDINFLVKCMGNIPTSACTIVSDPSCTKVHNIMCDDVPPSSECEVRLRRTFREPGIYCVNITLEDASSLALASTTITINKSQDTPVSKTHHTAEVVLSASAVLVAVFAFIAYLVYKRYKVYRPIRRSLVEDACVHAGVGGRMMRLRETLFPSSEESHHLLTERRPL; encoded by the exons ATGGGAGcctttaaatatctttttcttttggcttGTGCTTGCTTTTTGTACCAAGCGGATGGACGCAAAA cGTACGCTGACATGTTTCCCCACAAGCACGCAGTAGCAGGAAAGTTTCCATTTCCAATCCCACCACTTCCACCAATCCCTGGCTGGGATCCTGACACCAACCCATGGGATGATTACCTCTACCCACCACTAACCCCAAAGCCAAAGGAACTCATGCACCGAAAAG CAGGTAAACCCAAAGTTCGTCTGACCAGCGACAGCCCGGCTCTCAATGGCTCTTCCATCTCCTTCACTGCCAAGCTGGAGCATCCTCCATGCCAGAAGGAAGATGCCAACGGGGACCTGATCTGGGATGAGCACTGTGAAGATGGTACGGAGCTGGAGGCCTCAG CTAATGGTCAAGTGCGCTCTGGCTATGTGTATAACTGGACTTCCTGGTTGGATGACTACGGCTTTGGAAAGTGTATAGACAAGATAAAATGCAACGTATTCCCTGATGGAAAGCCTTTCCCTCAAAGCAATGACTGGAGACGCAAGAATTATGTCTACGTATGGCACACAATGG GCCAATACTTTGAGACATGTGATGGCTCCTCTTCCAGCTTGACCCTCAACACCACAACCTTCCCCATGGGGGCAGAGGTCATGGAGGTCATGGTCTACAGGAAACGTGAGCGTAGGAAGTACAGCCCCCTTACCACTGACAACGGCATTTTCTACGTCACAG ATAAGATCCCAGTGGCGGTCAACATCTCCCAGAAGGCTGCGGTCAACCAGTCAGAGAATGTTTTCTTCCGTGGTGATGATGTAGTCTTTCAAGTCAAGCTCCACGACCCCAGCGGCTACCTCAAAACCGCCACTGCCATTGACTACATCTGGGACTTTAGAGATGGCAACCAGCTGGTAACACACCGTGATGTgaccacacacacctacagcaCGCTGGGGAAAATCAGTGTGAAGCTGGTGGTGGAGGCTGCATTTCCGATTGAATGTCCACCTGCTGTTGCCACCCCAACTCCAAGGAGTACAACACCAAAACCTCCTACAA AGGCTCCCACACCTCCACCTGCTACTCATGCTGTTACTATCAAGATGGAGACCACACAGG TGCCATCCAGCACCACTCGTGCCTCCTCCACCCCCATTTCCACGACAACAGGGCTGCCCACCACAGAGTCCCTCCCCCCTATTGTTGCCACTCTTACCCCTGAGTCCAACCCCTCCACCGCCCTGGCCTGGCTCCGCAGCAGGCGTCCGGTCAACAGTAATGGGTGTTTTCGCTACGCCTATGGGACCTTCATGGGTAACATCAGCATAATTG AGCCCAAGCACCCAGTCAGCAGCCAGGCAAACAGCCGCATTGTGGACGTGTCGGCTGCCAGAGTGACCAACACTGACATCAACTTCCTGGTTAAATGTATGGGCAA CATCCCCACTTCAGCCTGCACCATTGTGTCAGACCCCAGCTGTACTAAAGTGCACAACATCATGTGCGATGATGTGCCACCATCATCAGAGTGTGAGGTGCGTCTCAGGCGAACATTTCGGGAACCGGGTATCTACTGTGTCAACATCACTCTGGAGGACGCCAGCAGCTTGGCCCTGGCcagcaccaccatcaccatcaacaAGTCCCAAGATACACCAG TGTCCAAGACTCATCACACTGCAGAGGTGGTCCTCTCTGCGAGTGCTGTGCTGGTGGCCGTCTTTGCATTCATTGCATACCTGGTCTACAA gCGCTATAAGGTGTACCGGCCCATACGTAGGTCACTAGTGGAAGATGCCTGTGTCCACGCTGGAGTCGGAGGTCGCATGATGCGCCTGAGGGAGACATTGTTCCCTTCCAGTGAGGAGAGTCATCACCTTCTTACTGAGAGACGCCCCCTGTAG